A single window of Gymnogyps californianus isolate 813 chromosome 16, ASM1813914v2, whole genome shotgun sequence DNA harbors:
- the BRI3BP gene encoding BRI3-binding protein: protein MAAGRLPALLLLALLMGGTAGPGAWAARSRGAEKQNSLRRAASGLYQGVSGLFGEDNVRALQKFFSRLTERFVNGVDILMDTFWRIWTDLLDVLGIDASNLTHYFSPAAIANSPTRALLLIGAILLAYWFLSLFLGFFFYLLHMLFGRFFWIARVALFTLSCVYILQKYEGDPEHAVLPLCFVVAVYFMTGPVGFYWRRNSNSSLEEKMDHLDSQIRLLNIRLSRVIENLDRGSDP from the exons ATGGCGGCGGGGAGGCTGCCGGCGCTGCTGCTCCTCGCCCTGCTGATGGGCGGCACGGCGGGACCCGGCGCTTGGGCAGCGCGGAGCCGGGGCGCCGAGAAGCAAAACAGCCTCCGCCGCGCTGCCAGCGGTCTCTACCAGGGCGTCAGCGGCCTCTTCGGCGAGGACAACGTGCGGGCCCTGCAGAAG tttttctcaaGGTTGACAGAGAGGTTTGTGAATGGGGTGGATATATTAATGGACACATTCTGGAGAATATGGACTGATTTGTTAGATGTTCTTGGAATTGATG cctCCAACTTGACTCATTATTTCAGCCCAGCGGCAATTGCCAACAGCCCGACCCGTGCCCTTCTGCTGATTGGTGCCATTTTACTTGCCTATTGGTTTTTATCTCTCTTCCTTGGATTCTTCTTCTATCTCCTGCACATGCTGTTTGGTCGCTTTTTCTGGATTGCGAGGGTTGCCCTTTTCACTCTCTCGTGCGTGTACATCCTCCAGAAGTATGAAGGTGATCCAGAACACGCAgtcctgcctctctgctttgTTGTAGCGGTCTACTTCATGACAGGGCCAGTTGGATTTTAttggagaagaaacagcaacagcagtcTTGAGGAGAAGATGGACCACCTCGATAGTCAGATCAGACTTCTGAACATACGTCTTTCTAGGGTGATTGAAAACCTGGACAGAGGCAGTGACCCGTGA